The genome window TGCTTTGATATGGGATAATAGTAAGCCAATTTACACACCCGATATGTCATCCGAATGCTTTTATTCAGTCACAGGCTGTTTCATTACCGCAATCAGAAAACTATTCTAAGCTATAAATCGTTATTAAAGAAAAAGATATGGCAACGTCTCAACAAATCAGAACTGCTTACATAGATTATGTGCTAACGCAGGACGAAAAACCCAAATCAGTCTACAGTTTCGTGAAAAAATTAAAGATTTCAGAGGCTGAATTTTACGAGTTCTACAGTTCTTTCGAAAGTATTGAAAAAATGGTCTGGGCAGATCTTACTGTCGAAGCAATCAGCGCTATTCAGCAGCAGGAAGTTTGGGCGCAGTATTCTTCGAGAGACAGAATGCTTTCGTTTTTCTACAGTTATACAGAGCTGTTAAAAAAACACAGAAGCTTTATTGTTTACAGTCTCAAAAGTCATCAGGACAGATTTAGTACGCCTGCGGTTTTAGCTGGCGTGAAACCTATTTTCGAGAACTTTGCCGGGGAATTGATTAATGAGGGATTGGAAAAGGGAGAATTGGCAGACCGCAAATTTTTAACCAAAAGGTATAAAGATGCACTTTGGATTCAGTTTGCTTTTATCCTGAATTTTTGGATAAACGATGACAGTACTGATTTTGAAAAAACGGATGAAGCTATTGAAAAAGGGATCAATGTGACGTTTGATTTATTTCAGCGTTCTCCGCTTGATAATCTTTTAGAGTATGGTAAGTTCTTATCCAGAAATGGAAAGTTTGCAGAAAGCAGGGGTAGACAATAACATGGCCGAACAAAATAGTATTCCAGTAACTAAAACAGAACGCTCTGCAAAATTTGTTAAAACAGGTTTTCAGATTGGCGGAAATTATATTAAGCATTATTCTAAAAAGCTTTTCAATCCGCAGTTGGGCAGAGATGAGTTGAATGAGGATAATGCGACCGATATTTATAAATCCCTGAGTGAGTTGAAAGGCAGTGCTTTGAAAATTGCACAAATGCTCAGTATGGATAAAAATATCCTCCCAAAATCATACGTAGATAAATTCACGCAGTCACAATATAACGCGCCGCCACTTTCAGGGCCGCTTATTGTCCGGACATTTACCAAGAATTTCGGTAAACCACCTGAAGCGATTTATGATAAATTCAACTTGGTTTCTACCAATGCGGCTTCTATCGGACAGGTGCATGAGGCAGAGCTGAATGGGAAAAAACTAGCCGTTAAGATTCAATATCCGGGTGTTGGAGATAGTATCTCTTCGGATTTGAAATTAGTAAAACCTTTTGCCTTCCGTTTATTGGGAATGAGCGAAAAAGAGCTGAATATTTATATTAAAGAAGTAGAGGAACGTTTGTTAGAGGAAACGGATTATGAACTGGAAGTCCGCCGTTCTATTGAGATTACCGAAGCTTGCAAGGATCTGAACAATATAGTCTTCCCTATTTATTATCCTGAACTTTCGGGTAAAAGGATCATTACCATGGACTGGATTGAAGGCCTGCACCTCAAAGAGTTTCTTCAGACTAATCCTTCTCAGGAACTCAGAAATAAAATCGGGCAGGCTTTATGGGATTTTTATAATTTCCAGCAGCATGAATTGAGAGCTGTACATGCAGATCCCCACCCCGGAAATTTCATGATTACACCGGATGAAAAATTAGGAGTCATAGATTTTGGCTGTATTAAAGAATTGCCTGATGATTTTTACATTCCTTTCTTTTCG of Pedobacter cryoconitis contains these proteins:
- a CDS encoding TetR family transcriptional regulator C-terminal domain-containing protein — protein: MATSQQIRTAYIDYVLTQDEKPKSVYSFVKKLKISEAEFYEFYSSFESIEKMVWADLTVEAISAIQQQEVWAQYSSRDRMLSFFYSYTELLKKHRSFIVYSLKSHQDRFSTPAVLAGVKPIFENFAGELINEGLEKGELADRKFLTKRYKDALWIQFAFILNFWINDDSTDFEKTDEAIEKGINVTFDLFQRSPLDNLLEYGKFLSRNGKFAESRGRQ
- a CDS encoding ABC1 kinase family protein, with the translated sequence MVSSYPEMESLQKAGVDNNMAEQNSIPVTKTERSAKFVKTGFQIGGNYIKHYSKKLFNPQLGRDELNEDNATDIYKSLSELKGSALKIAQMLSMDKNILPKSYVDKFTQSQYNAPPLSGPLIVRTFTKNFGKPPEAIYDKFNLVSTNAASIGQVHEAELNGKKLAVKIQYPGVGDSISSDLKLVKPFAFRLLGMSEKELNIYIKEVEERLLEETDYELEVRRSIEITEACKDLNNIVFPIYYPELSGKRIITMDWIEGLHLKEFLQTNPSQELRNKIGQALWDFYNFQQHELRAVHADPHPGNFMITPDEKLGVIDFGCIKELPDDFYIPFFSLISSDVIKDKNKTIEAFRKLEMIHPDDDAGQIEFYYKAYLEMIQLFAKPYTSKTFDFSQPEFFAQLYAFGEKIAKMPEFKQARGVKHFIYVNRTNFGLYTILQELKAFINTDTFNPHTA